The genomic stretch AATTAAACTAACCACTTGCCAATATTGATTCCCTACCCTCTTACTAACTCTCATGTGAAAACTGCATCCTTCCATACATTTAATCACCATTCTCTTTGCCTCATTTTTCTTTATGATAACATTTTTGTTGTTCTCCATACCATAGTCCTTTACAGCATCCCTCTCCATTTCTTTCTTACTAAACACCATACCAAGCTCAAACTTTAAGGACTCGTCACTTTTATAAGAAGGAAACTTCTCATGTTCCTCATCATTACCACTCTCATTAGGTGTATGCAGCACATCCGAATCACCATCCTCATCAGAGTGTCGAGCCTTATCACGATCCTCATCACAATGCATGACACAATGCATGACAGTTGTCCAATCCAAATCCACATTTTGTTCCACATGATCACTGCATTCTAATTCCTCATCAGAAAAACTACATAACTCACTATCAGCCACATAGTTTTCATCTTCATAATCGTCATCTTCTATTCCAACATCAACATGTTCAGTCTCAACATCTTCCCTGTCAGCTTCATTCCCATCTATATCATCCATATCATTATCACTTGCAACTACATTCTCAGCCATATTATTATCATTTGCAACTTCAACATCAATATCAACCTCATCCTCAGCATAATTTGGACCACGATCCTCATCATAATCATGTATTATGTCTGACTCATCTATCACTTCTACTGTGTGCTCAACATAAACATCCACCAAGTTAAATCCTTTTAAATCCTCAACTAACTTAAGAACATCACCATCACAGTTAAGGGGTCTCAGACCACGACTAAAGCTATACTTGGGGTTCCAATACCACATGCGTTTGATATTCCTATATCCCTCTTTTATTACCAATTTTTCAAACTGCATATATGACATGTAATCAGTATCCCAAAACCAATCCATTTCATACACTAATCCATCCACATACCATTTAATAGGATGCTCTACTAACTTTCTCATATGATGAATTCTCAGCTTAATGCATTGACTCTGAGATGGTCTGAATGACAATATTTACAATCAGCGTATTGTCTAAAACAACCAGATAACAAGATAAAACTGCACGAGGAGAAAAGAAATGGGAATCGTGATATACCTCAAACAAAATCTGACATATTCTTTATTCTTCGATGAAAGAGGAATGGGAGGAATGTCGCCACTATTGTTACTGGTCCTTGCGTTTGAACTTTGTGTCATGTTTAGTGTTTATGGGTTCTTCGAAGAACCAATGTTTATGGTTGAGTTGTTAGGTTGAGAGACTTATGGGTTTGAGAGATAAGAGAGGAATTAGGGTTTGAGAGATAAGAGATGATTAAATCACGTTTTCAAAAATTATGTTTTTGAAAtaatgaattttcaaaaaatatattttaattaaaaataagaacATAAAATATCTATATTACGTGGCACAAAGGTCATTGCTCCATGTCATCATTAAAACATGTCACATATGCAATTTTGGTGGGGGACTCAAAAATTGCCAGAAGTAAGTAATTGTGGGGACTAAAAGGCTGAATTTTGTAAAAGGgagtttaaaaattcaaaataatataaataggagagtcaaaactgcatttaagtctattatttataaagataattttttattaattaataaataataaaaatattagttaatgGAGTAATAGAAAGTGAGTGAATAAATGGGTGAGCGGGGTTGTTGAGaagttataatatatttatttgattaattaattgaaaacatgtgtttaatatgctaaatgacatttttataaaaaaaaaaaaaaaaagttgcaaatgTGTTAGTGGATAGTAGATATTAGTGGGcagttataaaaaataatttattgaaaatGATGTTGTAGTTTAATAGCTTATATATACTGCATAATAGAGAAAAAATGTGGCATTGAATTGAATGTAGTGGGAGAGATTGTGAGTGAAAAAATGTGGCATTGAATGTAGTGGAAGAGATTGtgagaaaaaataatttattgaaaatGATGTTGTAGTTTAATGGAGTTAGTGGGttaagaaaaaattaaataaaatgttagaAGTTAGTGGGATAAAATTAGTTTCtttaataaatagttaaaattattacataattataaaattaaaatatattaaatataggaaatataaaattagtttatttaataaatagttaaaattattacataattatacaatcaaaatatat from Vicia villosa cultivar HV-30 ecotype Madison, WI linkage group LG4, Vvil1.0, whole genome shotgun sequence encodes the following:
- the LOC131596928 gene encoding uncharacterized protein LOC131596928, giving the protein MTQSSNARTSNNSGDIPPIPLSSKNKEYVRFCLRPSQSQCIKLRIHHMRKLVEHPIKWYVDGLVYEMDWFWDTDYMSYMQFEKLVIKEGYRNIKRMWYWNPKYSFSRGLRPLNCDGDVLKLVEDLKGFNLVDVYVEHTVEVIDESDIIHDYDEDRGPNYAEDEVDIDVEVANDNNMAENVVASDNDMDDIDGNEADREDVETEHVDVGIEDDDYEDENYVADSELCSFSDEELECSDHVEQNVDLDWTTVMHCVMHCDEDRDKARHSDEDGDSDVLHTPNESGNDEEHEKFPSYKSDESLKFELGMVFSKKEMERDAVKDYGMENNKNVIIKKNEAKRMVIKCMEGCSFHMRVSKRVGNQYWQVVSLIDEHNCAITPYNRQAKTTWFAKKFGHILRHNPNMKPAGLIAQSLKRWGVNLSHDQAYRAKRRAMDMLQGDEACKYGFAKFWRPLIGLDACFLKGDFGGQLMAVVGRDGNNKILPIAYAVVEAETKES